The sequence TGTATTCTTCACGTGATACTAGTTCCACAATTCAAACGCTATGCCACCGAGGTTGCTTCAACCTCTTGCCCGCTGGCAAAAGCCCTCATACCACTGCCTTGTGGGAGCGGGCAGGGGTGCACCAGTCGATGTACCTGGAGTTCTTACCGCGCACCACGTCGAAGTAAAGCTGTTGCAGCTTCTTGGTCGTCTTGCCGACAACTCCCTCGCCTATGCGGCGGTGGTCAATCTCAATAACCGGGGCCAAATGGGCTGCGGTCCCCGTGAGGAAGCACTCGTCCGCAATATAAAGCTCGTTGCGGCCGATGGATCTCTCTACCGTTTCCATGCCCAGCTCGTTCCTGGCCAACTCGATTATCGTATTCCGGGTAATGCCCACCAGAATGTTATCCGATGAAGGTGGCGTGACCAGCTTGCCTTCCACAACGAGAAAGATATTCTCCCCGCTCCCTTCGGAGACACGGCCGTCCTGGTTAAGGATGATGCCCTCGTCAAAGCCGTTCTCCCAGGCTTCTGTCTTCGCCAGAGCGCTATTCACGTAAAGGCCCGTTACCTTGGCTCGAGGCGGGATCATGTTGTCATCAATACGGCGCCATGTGGAGACGCAGCATCGGCAGCCCTTATTTAAGTCTAAATAGGGCCCGAAAGGAATGACGAACATAAGGAAATCGTCTTCCAGATTGTGCAGCCTCACCCCCACCACCTGAGAGCTCTTGTATGCCAGAGGCCGAACGTAGATATCCTCCTGATAGCCATTCTTCCCCACCAGTTCCACCGTGAACTGGCACAGCTCATCAACGCTATACGGAAGGCCGATCTTCAATATGTGGCAACTCTTCTTTAGTCTCTCGAAGTGTTCTCTGACACGGAAGAGGTAAATCTGTTTCTCTTCACTGTTCCAGTTTCCCCTGATCCCTTCGAAACAGGCTGTGCCATAGTGAAGGGCATGCGTCATAATCCCTATTTTCGCTTCCGACAGCGGCATGAATCGTTTTTGAAAAAAAGCAACGTCTCCCAACGGCCTCCTCCTGAATCGCGTGAAATAATCAACCTGGGGTGGTGATGCTTCTCCTGGGCAGCAACCTCATACTTATTCTGCCCTCACTCATACCCTTCAACACCAGGCCAATCTCTAATTCGGTCAGACACAAAAATGACCGTCACAATGCCCCTAATTATACCATTGTCTTCTCGAAAGGCAAACGCCACTCACCCCAGAAATTAGCGATTAACGTTAGAGAACCACCAATATAGTGCAGCAGTGAGTGGGCCGCAACCGCCGCTTCGCAAAGAAAACGCTAGCTACACCTTCTCCCCTGAAGTGCCCAGGCGCTGGTCTTTTCGATCTCGACCTGCACCAGTTGCCCCGCCAGGCATTCGTTTCCAAGAGCGCCGTTTCCCAGGCATTCGTTTTCAAAAGCTTCGTTTCCCAGGCATTCGTTTCCAAAAGCTTCGTTTCCCAGGCATTCGTTCCCCGAAAAAAATACCAGCTTGTCCCCCCTGGTACGGCCCAGCCATTTGCCTTTCTTTTTCCCCTCTACCAAAACCTCGACCGCCTGCCCCAGGAAAGCCGCGTTGATTTCGGCAGCGATGGATTCATGCAGAGCTTCCACCTGTTGAAGTCGGAGATCTTTCTTCTCAGCGGGGACATTATCGTCAAATCTTCTTGAGGCAATAGTGCCTGGTCTCGTCGAATATGCAGCCACATGAACCCTATCGAATCGGATTCGCTGAATCATGTCCATGGTCCTCTGGAATTGCTCGTCGGTTTCATCAGGGAAGCCGACGATGACATCAGTGCTGAGAGCCACGTCAGGAATGGCGGAGCGTATCTGGGCTACCAGATTCTGGTATTGCTCTGAGGTGTAGCCCCGCCTCATTGCTCTTAGAATCTCGTCATCGCCAGCTTGAAGGGGCAGACTGAGGTGCTCACAGACCTTTTCCAGTTTGGCTACCGCGTGTATCAGTTTCTGGCTCATGTCTTTGGGGTGGTTCGTCAGGAAGCGTATGCGTAGCAAACCTTCTGTTCGGTTCAATTCACCCAATAGGTCAGCCAGATCAGTCTTGTAAGGCAGGTCGTGTCCGTAGGAGCCGATACTCTGACCGAGGAGAGTGACCTCCCTGGCACCCTGCTTGACCAGAGCCCGAACCTCACAGCAAATCTCCTCCAAATCGCGGCTTTTCTCTCTTCCCCGGCGGTAGGGGACGATGCAATAGGAACAAAAATTGTTGCAACCGTGCATGACGGGGACATAGACGCTGACAGGAGGCTTGCGAGAAATGGGGCAGCTTATCCCTTCGAAGCGAGGTGCCTCGTGGCTTTCAAGCCATTGGGAGAGGACTTCCCACTGCTGTGGTCGGAAGACGAGGTCGACCCAGGGGAATCGTTCTCTCAGTTCCTCAGTCTGGGAATCTACCAGGCAACCAGTGAGGGCGACAGTGACATCAGGGGATCTCTTCTTCAACGCCCTGACGGAGTTCAGCTTGTTGAGCACTTTGTTCTCGGCATTCTGGCGCACCACGCAGCTATTCAGCAAAACGAAGTCGGCCTCTTCGGCACTGGTTACAGAGGAATAGCCAGCGTCTTCCAGATAGCCAGCTATCTGTTCTGAATCTGCTTTGTTCATTTGACAGCCGATGGTCCAGATGTAATAGCAAGGCATTGCGTTTCCTTATCCTACGTGCATGAGACTACAGGAGAATTAGCACCAGGGTGTGGTTGATATTCTCGCAACAAGTTGTGGCATGCTTGCGCTGGCAGATATCCCCATCGTTGGCAGGACGACTAATGTGCCATCGGATTTCCCACTGGGTGAGATTCTGTTCTCTCTGGCGGAGGGAGTGGGATTCGAACCCACGACCGAGCTTTTAGACCCGGTAAGCGCTTAGCAGGCGCCCGCACTAGACCACTATGCGATCCCTCCGTCACCTCGCTACGCCAATGTGAGATCGGCGTCGGCACTTTATCTCGCTTAAGACGATCACTAAATCGTATGACAGACATCCTTCACTATAACATGAAACCACTACCCCTTCAACAGATAATCTGGCGGAGATCGGGATCGTCTATCAGTCGGGATCGCCTTCACCTTATCCCCTCCTCAGCAAGATGGGATAATCCTCCTTGCTCTGGAGGGACAAGATAGAAGAGAGCGGCATAAGACTATTAAGCCCACTTGAAATCCAGTTGTTTTTCCTTAAGGGCCGTGTTATAATTCAAAATGCCTTCTGGTGGTTAGAGCGAGGTGGCCCCACCCGTTCCCATCCCGAACACGGAAGTGAAACGCCTCAGCGCAGACGATACTTGGGGGGCTCCTCTGGGAAAATATGCCACTGCCAGGAGGCTTTTTGTTTTAGGCTCTCGCGCGCGTACAGCATAGCATGTAGATAGCACCGACTGATAGTTGACTACCCGCTGGCACTCCACAGTTCAAATCGCCACAGGCCAACTCAGATCCCTTTGTTTGACTATTCTTCTGGGTGTTACAATTAAATATAGATAGCACCATGTCATTGGATGCCATTTTTGTTAAGGGGGCTCGAGAGCACAACCTGAAGAACATCGATGTGGTTATTCCCCGCGACAAGCTGGTGGTCATCACCGGCGTCTCTGGCTCGGGGAAAAGCTCTCTGGCTTTCGATACCATCTACGCTGAGGGACAGCGCAAATATGTGGAGTCTCTTTCAGCCTATGCCCGTCAGTTCTTAGGGCAGATGGAGAAGCCCGATGTAGACTACATTGAGGGGCTATCTCCTGCCATTTCCATTGATCAGAAGGGGCCATCCCGTAATCCCCGCTCCATAGTTGGCACCATGACCGAGATCTATGACTACCTCCGTCTTCTCTTTGCTCGCGTTGGTCATCCCCACTGCCCGCGGTGTGGACGGGAGATCTCGCGGCAGACAGTGCAGCAGATCGTGGATTCCATCATGCTCCTCCCCCGAGGGAGCCGGATCATGATTATGGCTCCTCTGGTGAAAGATCGTAAGGGAGAGCACCAGGCGATATTCGAAGACCTGAGAAAGGCAGGCTACGTGCGGGTGCGGGTCAATGGGCGAGTCTACGACCTTTCTGAGGAATTCCAGTTGGACAAGAACAAGAAACATTCCATCGAGGCAGTGGTTGACCGTCTGGTCATTGATGAATCGACAGATGTTACCCGCGTTGCGGATTCGGTGGAGACTGCCTTGAAAC comes from Chloroflexota bacterium and encodes:
- a CDS encoding branched-chain amino acid transaminase; the encoded protein is MGDVAFFQKRFMPLSEAKIGIMTHALHYGTACFEGIRGNWNSEEKQIYLFRVREHFERLKKSCHILKIGLPYSVDELCQFTVELVGKNGYQEDIYVRPLAYKSSQVVGVRLHNLEDDFLMFVIPFGPYLDLNKGCRCCVSTWRRIDDNMIPPRAKVTGLYVNSALAKTEAWENGFDEGIILNQDGRVSEGSGENIFLVVEGKLVTPPSSDNILVGITRNTIIELARNELGMETVERSIGRNELYIADECFLTGTAAHLAPVIEIDHRRIGEGVVGKTTKKLQQLYFDVVRGKNSRYIDWCTPARSHKAVV
- the miaB gene encoding tRNA (N6-isopentenyl adenosine(37)-C2)-methylthiotransferase MiaB, with the translated sequence MPCYYIWTIGCQMNKADSEQIAGYLEDAGYSSVTSAEEADFVLLNSCVVRQNAENKVLNKLNSVRALKKRSPDVTVALTGCLVDSQTEELRERFPWVDLVFRPQQWEVLSQWLESHEAPRFEGISCPISRKPPVSVYVPVMHGCNNFCSYCIVPYRRGREKSRDLEEICCEVRALVKQGAREVTLLGQSIGSYGHDLPYKTDLADLLGELNRTEGLLRIRFLTNHPKDMSQKLIHAVAKLEKVCEHLSLPLQAGDDEILRAMRRGYTSEQYQNLVAQIRSAIPDVALSTDVIVGFPDETDEQFQRTMDMIQRIRFDRVHVAAYSTRPGTIASRRFDDNVPAEKKDLRLQQVEALHESIAAEINAAFLGQAVEVLVEGKKKGKWLGRTRGDKLVFFSGNECLGNEAFGNECLGNEAFENECLGNGALGNECLAGQLVQVEIEKTSAWALQGRRCS